A single genomic interval of Pomacea canaliculata isolate SZHN2017 linkage group LG5, ASM307304v1, whole genome shotgun sequence harbors:
- the LOC112564381 gene encoding LOW QUALITY PROTEIN: SWI/SNF-related matrix-associated actin-dependent regulator of chromatin subfamily D member 1-like (The sequence of the model RefSeq protein was modified relative to this genomic sequence to represent the inferred CDS: deleted 1 base in 1 codon) — protein MQPSPQRYPSPGPPIRPPYSQPGYGAGPRPSYPPPPGSMGMPPRMGMHTGMPPHHGFSSSATTPPPSTVSTGSNTGSGSKGSSSTKNKETSTMPRAGMSQGMPPPPSIQGGMDRKRPPPPDLRVQAAQQMKAKKKKKIADKILTQRVRDLVPESQAYMDLLAFERKLDATIMRKRLDIQEALKRPMKQKRKLRIFISNTFFPPKEGEDGEESVPSWELRVEGRLLEDAATAKLSDANKVKRKFSSFFKSLVIELDKDLYGPDNHLVEWHRTPTTQETDGFQVKRPGDQNVKCTVLLMLDYQPMQFKLDPRLARLLGIHTQTRPVIINALWQYIKTHKLQDPYEREFINCDRYLEQIFDCKRMKFAEIPSKLHPLLMPPDPIVINHVITWRDKGIPWNKSLTSSVRLEGPDAKKTACYDIDVEVDDTLKQQMNSFLLSAQSQQEISSLDNKIHETVETINQLKTNREFFLSFARDPQEFMNNWLISQTRDLKTMTDVVGNPEEERRADFFYQPWSQEAVCRYFYGKVQQRRMELEQALGLRNT, from the exons ATGCAGCCTTCACCTCAACGATATCCTTCACCGGGGCCCCCAATCCGTCCACCTTATTCACAACCTGGATATGGAGCA GGCCCAAGACCAAGttacccaccaccaccaggtTCCATGGGAATGCCACCTAGAATGGGTATGCACACTGGTATGCCACCCCATCATGGCTTCAGCT CTTCTGCCACAACCCCTCCTCCCTCAACTGTCTCAACTGGCAGCAACACTGGCAGTGGCTCAAAGGGCTCAA GCTCCACCAAGAACAAAGAAACCTCCA CAATGCCACGTGCAGGCATGTCTCAGGGTATGCCCCCTCCTCCCAGCATTCAAGGAGGTATGGACCGCAAacggccaccaccaccagatCTTCGTGTGCAAGCTGCTCAGCAGATGAAAGC gaagaaaaagaagaaaattgcagACAAAATCCTAACCCAGAGA GTACGCGATCTGGTACCAGAGTCACAGGCATACATGGATCTCCTGGCATTCGAAAGAAAGTTGGATGCTACCATAATGCGCAAACGTCTTGACATTCAAGAGGCACTGAAACGGCCAATGAAG CAAAAGCGAAAGTTGAGGATATTCATCTCCAACACATTCTTTCCTCCAAAAGAAGGAGAG gatGGAGAAGAATCTGTTCCTTCATGGGAACTAAGAGTAGAAGGGCGTCTTCTTGAGGAT GCAGCAACAGCCAAGCTGAGTGATGCCAATAAAGTCAAGCGgaaattttcttccttctttaagAGTCTTGTGATTGAACTGGACAAAGATCTTTATGGACCTGATAATCATTTGGTAGAG TGGCACAGAACTCCAACCACTCAGGAGACCGATGGATTCCAGGTG AAGCGACCTGGGGACCAGAATGTCAAATGCACTGTACTCCTAATGCTGGACTATCAG ccGATGCAGTTCAAGCTGGACCCACGTTTGGCACGTTTGTTGGGTATACACACTCAGACCCGCCCAGTTATCATCAATGCCCTTTGGCAGTACATTAAGACACACAAATTACAAGATCCTTATGAGAGGGAGTTTATCAACTGTGACCGATACCTTGAACAG ATTTTTGACTGCAAGCGAATGAAGTTTGCTGAAATCCCTTCTAAACTGCACCCTCTTCTGATGCCACCAGATCCCATTGTTATCAACCATGTGATTAC CTGGCGCGACAAGGGTATTCCATGGAACAAAAGTTTGACATCATCTGTAAG GCTCGAGGGTCCTGATGCAAAGAAGACAGCTTGCTATGATATCGATGTTGAAGTG GATGATACACTAAAACAGCAGATGAACTCCTTCCTGTTGTCAGCTCAAAGCCAACAGGAAATCAGTTCTTTGGACAACAAG ATTCACGAGACTGTAGAAACCATCAACCAGCTAAAAACTAACCGTGAGTTCTTCTTAAGCTTTGCTCGTGATCCTCAAGAATTCATGAACAACTGGCTCATCTCTCAGACTAGAGATCTGAAG ACCATGACCGATGTGGTGGGTAACCCTGAAGAAGAACGCAGGGCTGATTTCTTTTACCAACCATGGTCACAAGAGGCTGTGTGTCGGTATTTCTATGGCAAG GTTCAGCAACGCAGAATGGAGCTGGAACAGGCTCTTGGATTGCGCAACACATAA